Proteins encoded together in one Columba livia isolate bColLiv1 breed racing homer chromosome 3, bColLiv1.pat.W.v2, whole genome shotgun sequence window:
- the LOC135578940 gene encoding uncharacterized protein LOC135578940 isoform X3, translating to MATRGLLEMLNAAMGTPHLGVVDLVALHKLLEAIIGQLGQQELSVLEPEQSPTPGLAKDQDSKAQPGQEKEEDGALGTGQHLWKPKQQLDEKDTLEGTGSNSKVSSVAKEAMPKTTEEEKRDVPKKRASLQDLWEEISKFKEAQSSLEQDVREMKEAMQEAHSGLEQDIQEVKEAHVGLAEDMHALQEAHSGLAEDIQEIQETLGLEGGGGQSAPAEPTQVAMDSQARRSSALEPKGRGTQPGMETSKGTAGSGSPGMQAGIQGQPATPVKLSGAPSIHKRSIGANATTSGMQPGSPGTQASTSLGTQPGAPDAQASTVGMQAGSPGTHTTTPGVQPGSSSSKATIPGDAQEPAKPWGSTSTSSYESEMREVLSQVGQLGQLCAGLKEQVEQLKSTKAESTDLEDVRRLFPKGGRQSITSILADLRCQVSFLQDMARALHGEKEKISKVEDAPRKTRGSGAGRKADGSGQMTQQPRPKGQKVKAERKELGKQQEPTQAELEQFAAKYVNKLVMEAAQQLQAEQVDEPRTTAQSGGHEHAGCHVCSPDTRVLLGKLLQRCEKLEEQVESLVQKAGSKVESHPKWRRQSLQQDEQLKCLQASIMQLQKDYEKLSSALANLQQDRQQKQNDIKALSQALGRLEKKQADKEEMLVLGIDEKADKAALADKVSRSQLEACEERLTKMMEEVTSQVTGQEKGWHQFQRELQRQMDCKLDRRELGAFRQQQEERWKSLSGQLQEKALQAERDDAAGIRKQLLPGFHCLSCDRPLNMLAPGPERTGECRYPTVPRSCGGQHTVTPPRFQPQPPSTPRPSKPSARSPNKDAMQLSGQDGTDGNQQDEQLSMMGGSELPTMPRATPDTPTSRNRPSTRSSLRSAVLQHLPVSSPRRFTLAPQLLPPIPPPRREPTP from the exons atggccacacgtggactgctggagatgctgaacgccgccatggggacaccccatttGGGGGTTGTCGACTTGGTGGCACTGCACAAATTGCTTGAGgccatcatcgggcagctgggccagcaggagctgtctgtcctggagccagagcagagcccgacccccggcctggcaaaggaTCAGGACAGCAAggcccagcctggccaggagaaggaggaggatggagccctgggcacagggcagcacctctggaaaccaaagcagcagctggatgagaaggacacgctggaggggaccgggagcaactccAAGGTCTCCTCCGTGGCCAAGGAGGCCATGCCAAAAACAacggaagaggagaagagagatgtccccaag aaaagggcttcgctccaggacctgtgggaggagatcagcaagtttaaggaggcgcagTCCAGCCTGGAACAGGACGTGCGGGAGATGAAGGAGGCcatgcaggaggcgcattctggCCTGGAACAGGACATCCAGGAGGTGAAGGAGGCAcatgtcggcctggcagaggacatgcatgccctgcaggaggcgcattccggcctggcggaggacatccaggagatccaggagacgcttggcctg gagggtggtgggggccagtctgcccccgctgagcccacccaggtggccatggacagccaggccaggaggagctcagcactggagccaaagggacgtgggacacagcctgggatggagaccagcaaggggactgcagggtctggctccccggggatgcAAGCAGGGATACAGGGGcaaccagcgacccctgtgaagttgtcaggcgctccctccATTCACAAGAGGTCTATTGGTGCCAACGCCACCACctcggggatgcagccaggatccccgggcacccaggccagcacctccctggggacacaaccaggggcccctgatgcccaggccagcaccgtggggatgcaggcaggatcccctgggacccacaccaccacccctggggtgcagcctgggtcctccagctccaaagccaccatcccaggggatgcccaagagccggccaagccctggggctccaccagcacctcaagctacgagtcggagatgcgggaggtgCTGTCacaggttgggcagctcggccagCTCTGCGCTGGTCTGAAGGAacaggtggagcagcttaaatctacaaaagcagaaagcacagatCTTGAGGACGTGCGCCGGCTCTTCccaaagggag gccggcagagcatcaccagcatcctggccgacctcaggtgccaggtgtccttcctgcaggacatggccagggccctccacggggagaaggagaag atcagcaaggtggaggatgctcccagaaagacgagggggTCTGGAGCCGGTAGGAAAGCAGACGGCAGTGGCCAGATGACCCAACAGCCacg gcccaagggacagaaggtcaaggcagagcgcaaggagctggggaagcagcaggagccaacccaggccgagctggagcagtttgcggccaagtacgtgaataagttggtgatggaggcagcacagcagctgcaggcagag caggtggacgAGCCGAGGACGACGGcgcagagcgggggacacgaaCACGCAGGGTGCCACgtctgcagcccggacaccagggtgctgctggggaagctcctccagcgctgcgagaagctcgaggagcaggtggagtccctggtCCAGAAGGCGGGCAGCAAGGTGGAGAGTCATCcgaagtggaggagacag tccctgcagcaggacgagcaactcaagtgcctccaggccagcatcATGCAGCTACAAAAGGACTATGAGAAGTTGAGCTCGGCCCTTGCAAACCTCCAGCAGGATCGTCAGCAGAAGCAGAATGACatcaag gctctgtcccaggccctggggaggctggagaagaagcaagcagacaaggaggagatgctggtgctgggaatcgatgag aaagcagacaaagccgccctggctgacaaagtcagtcgcagccagcttgaggcgtgcgaggagcggctgaccaagatgatggaggaggtgacgagccaggtgacgggccaggagaagGGCTGGCACCAGTTCCAGcgagagctgcagagacagatggactgcaag ctggaccgccgggagctgggggcgttccggcagcagcaggaggagcggtggaagagcctcagcgggcagctccaggagaaggcgctgcaggcagagcgtgacgatgccgctgggattaggaa gcagctgctgcccggtttccattgcctgtcctgcgaccggcccctcaacatgctggcacctggacc ggagcggacgggcgagtgtagataccccactgttccgcggagctgcGGAGGCCAACACACCGTCACGCCCCCGCGtttccagccccaaccgcccagcaccccacggccatCCAAACCCAGTGCCCGCagccccaacaag gacgcgatgcagctgtcgggccaggacggcactgatgggaaccagcaggacgagcagctctccatgatggggggctctGAGCTGCCCACAATGCCAAGGGCCACCCCAGACACCCCGACCTCCAGGAACCGGCcaa gcacccGCTCCTCGCTGAGATCAGCCGTGCTGCAGCACCTACCAGTCTCGTCTCCCAGACGCTTCACCCTGGCAccgcagctgctgccgcccatccCGCCCCCCCGCCGTGAACCaaccccctga
- the LOC135578940 gene encoding uncharacterized protein LOC135578940 isoform X2, with protein MATRGLLEMLNAAMGTPHLGVVDLVALHKLLEAIIGQLGQQELSVLEPEQSPTPGLAKDQDSKAQPGQEKEEDGALGTGQHLWKPKQQLDEKDTLEGTGSNSKVSSVAKEAMPKTTEEEKRDVPKKRASLQDLWEEISKFKEAQSSLEQDVREMKEAMQEAHSGLEQDIQEVKEAHVGLAEDMHALQEAHSGLAEDIQEIQETLGLEGGGGQSAPAEPTQVAMDSQARRSSALEPKGRGTQPGMETSKGTAGSGSPGMQAGIQGQPATPVKLSGAPSIHKRSIGANATTSGMQPGSPGTQASTSLGTQPGAPDAQASTVGMQAGSPGTHTTTPGVQPGSSSSKATIPGDAQEPAKPWGSTSTSSYESEMREVLSQVGQLGQLCAGLKEQVEQLKSTKAESTDLEDVRRLFPKGGRQSITSILADLRCQVSFLQDMARALHGEKEKISKVEDAPRKTRGSGAGRKADGSGQMTQQPRPKGQKVKAERKELGKQQEPTQAELEQFAAKYVNKLVMEAAQQLQAEVDEPRTTAQSGGHEHAGCHVCSPDTRVLLGKLLQRCEKLEEQVESLVQKAGSKVESHPKWRRQSLQQDEQLKCLQASIMQLQKDYEKLSSALANLQQDRQQKQNDIKALSQALGRLEKKQADKEEMLVLGIDEKADKAALADKVSRSQLEACEERLTKMMEEVTSQVTGQEKGWHQFQRELQRQMDCKLDRRELGAFRQQQEERWKSLSGQLQEKALQAERDDAAGIRKQLLPGFHCLSCDRPLNMLAPGPERTGECRYPTVPRSCGGQHTVTPPRFQPQPPSTPRPSKPSARSPNKKDAMQLSGQDGTDGNQQDEQLSMMGGSELPTMPRATPDTPTSRNRPSTRSSLRSAVLQHLPVSSPRRFTLAPQLLPPIPPPRREPTP; from the exons atggccacacgtggactgctggagatgctgaacgccgccatggggacaccccatttGGGGGTTGTCGACTTGGTGGCACTGCACAAATTGCTTGAGgccatcatcgggcagctgggccagcaggagctgtctgtcctggagccagagcagagcccgacccccggcctggcaaaggaTCAGGACAGCAAggcccagcctggccaggagaaggaggaggatggagccctgggcacagggcagcacctctggaaaccaaagcagcagctggatgagaaggacacgctggaggggaccgggagcaactccAAGGTCTCCTCCGTGGCCAAGGAGGCCATGCCAAAAACAacggaagaggagaagagagatgtccccaag aaaagggcttcgctccaggacctgtgggaggagatcagcaagtttaaggaggcgcagTCCAGCCTGGAACAGGACGTGCGGGAGATGAAGGAGGCcatgcaggaggcgcattctggCCTGGAACAGGACATCCAGGAGGTGAAGGAGGCAcatgtcggcctggcagaggacatgcatgccctgcaggaggcgcattccggcctggcggaggacatccaggagatccaggagacgcttggcctg gagggtggtgggggccagtctgcccccgctgagcccacccaggtggccatggacagccaggccaggaggagctcagcactggagccaaagggacgtgggacacagcctgggatggagaccagcaaggggactgcagggtctggctccccggggatgcAAGCAGGGATACAGGGGcaaccagcgacccctgtgaagttgtcaggcgctccctccATTCACAAGAGGTCTATTGGTGCCAACGCCACCACctcggggatgcagccaggatccccgggcacccaggccagcacctccctggggacacaaccaggggcccctgatgcccaggccagcaccgtggggatgcaggcaggatcccctgggacccacaccaccacccctggggtgcagcctgggtcctccagctccaaagccaccatcccaggggatgcccaagagccggccaagccctggggctccaccagcacctcaagctacgagtcggagatgcgggaggtgCTGTCacaggttgggcagctcggccagCTCTGCGCTGGTCTGAAGGAacaggtggagcagcttaaatctacaaaagcagaaagcacagatCTTGAGGACGTGCGCCGGCTCTTCccaaagggag gccggcagagcatcaccagcatcctggccgacctcaggtgccaggtgtccttcctgcaggacatggccagggccctccacggggagaaggagaag atcagcaaggtggaggatgctcccagaaagacgagggggTCTGGAGCCGGTAGGAAAGCAGACGGCAGTGGCCAGATGACCCAACAGCCacg gcccaagggacagaaggtcaaggcagagcgcaaggagctggggaagcagcaggagccaacccaggccgagctggagcagtttgcggccaagtacgtgaataagttggtgatggaggcagcacagcagctgcaggcagag gtggacgAGCCGAGGACGACGGcgcagagcgggggacacgaaCACGCAGGGTGCCACgtctgcagcccggacaccagggtgctgctggggaagctcctccagcgctgcgagaagctcgaggagcaggtggagtccctggtCCAGAAGGCGGGCAGCAAGGTGGAGAGTCATCcgaagtggaggagacag tccctgcagcaggacgagcaactcaagtgcctccaggccagcatcATGCAGCTACAAAAGGACTATGAGAAGTTGAGCTCGGCCCTTGCAAACCTCCAGCAGGATCGTCAGCAGAAGCAGAATGACatcaag gctctgtcccaggccctggggaggctggagaagaagcaagcagacaaggaggagatgctggtgctgggaatcgatgag aaagcagacaaagccgccctggctgacaaagtcagtcgcagccagcttgaggcgtgcgaggagcggctgaccaagatgatggaggaggtgacgagccaggtgacgggccaggagaagGGCTGGCACCAGTTCCAGcgagagctgcagagacagatggactgcaag ctggaccgccgggagctgggggcgttccggcagcagcaggaggagcggtggaagagcctcagcgggcagctccaggagaaggcgctgcaggcagagcgtgacgatgccgctgggattaggaa gcagctgctgcccggtttccattgcctgtcctgcgaccggcccctcaacatgctggcacctggacc ggagcggacgggcgagtgtagataccccactgttccgcggagctgcGGAGGCCAACACACCGTCACGCCCCCGCGtttccagccccaaccgcccagcaccccacggccatCCAAACCCAGTGCCCGCagccccaacaag aaggacgcgatgcagctgtcgggccaggacggcactgatgggaaccagcaggacgagcagctctccatgatggggggctctGAGCTGCCCACAATGCCAAGGGCCACCCCAGACACCCCGACCTCCAGGAACCGGCcaa gcacccGCTCCTCGCTGAGATCAGCCGTGCTGCAGCACCTACCAGTCTCGTCTCCCAGACGCTTCACCCTGGCAccgcagctgctgccgcccatccCGCCCCCCCGCCGTGAACCaaccccctga
- the LOC135578940 gene encoding uncharacterized protein LOC135578940 isoform X4 has translation MATRGLLEMLNAAMGTPHLGVVDLVALHKLLEAIIGQLGQQELSVLEPEQSPTPGLAKDQDSKAQPGQEKEEDGALGTGQHLWKPKQQLDEKDTLEGTGSNSKVSSVAKEAMPKTTEEEKRDVPKKRASLQDLWEEISKFKEAQSSLEQDVREMKEAMQEAHSGLEQDIQEVKEAHVGLAEDMHALQEAHSGLAEDIQEIQETLGLEGGGGQSAPAEPTQVAMDSQARRSSALEPKGRGTQPGMETSKGTAGSGSPGMQAGIQGQPATPVKLSGAPSIHKRSIGANATTSGMQPGSPGTQASTSLGTQPGAPDAQASTVGMQAGSPGTHTTTPGVQPGSSSSKATIPGDAQEPAKPWGSTSTSSYESEMREVLSQVGQLGQLCAGLKEQVEQLKSTKAESTDLEDVRRLFPKGGRQSITSILADLRCQVSFLQDMARALHGEKEKISKVEDAPRKTRGSGAGRKADGSGQMTQQPRPKGQKVKAERKELGKQQEPTQAELEQFAAKYVNKLVMEAAQQLQAEQVDEPRTTAQSGGHEHAGCHVCSPDTRVLLGKLLQRCEKLEEQVESLVQKAGSKVESHPKWRRQSLQQDEQLKCLQASIMQLQKDYEKLSSALANLQQDRQQKQNDIKKADKAALADKVSRSQLEACEERLTKMMEEVTSQVTGQEKGWHQFQRELQRQMDCKLDRRELGAFRQQQEERWKSLSGQLQEKALQAERDDAAGIRKQLLPGFHCLSCDRPLNMLAPGPERTGECRYPTVPRSCGGQHTVTPPRFQPQPPSTPRPSKPSARSPNKKDAMQLSGQDGTDGNQQDEQLSMMGGSELPTMPRATPDTPTSRNRPSTRSSLRSAVLQHLPVSSPRRFTLAPQLLPPIPPPRREPTP, from the exons atggccacacgtggactgctggagatgctgaacgccgccatggggacaccccatttGGGGGTTGTCGACTTGGTGGCACTGCACAAATTGCTTGAGgccatcatcgggcagctgggccagcaggagctgtctgtcctggagccagagcagagcccgacccccggcctggcaaaggaTCAGGACAGCAAggcccagcctggccaggagaaggaggaggatggagccctgggcacagggcagcacctctggaaaccaaagcagcagctggatgagaaggacacgctggaggggaccgggagcaactccAAGGTCTCCTCCGTGGCCAAGGAGGCCATGCCAAAAACAacggaagaggagaagagagatgtccccaag aaaagggcttcgctccaggacctgtgggaggagatcagcaagtttaaggaggcgcagTCCAGCCTGGAACAGGACGTGCGGGAGATGAAGGAGGCcatgcaggaggcgcattctggCCTGGAACAGGACATCCAGGAGGTGAAGGAGGCAcatgtcggcctggcagaggacatgcatgccctgcaggaggcgcattccggcctggcggaggacatccaggagatccaggagacgcttggcctg gagggtggtgggggccagtctgcccccgctgagcccacccaggtggccatggacagccaggccaggaggagctcagcactggagccaaagggacgtgggacacagcctgggatggagaccagcaaggggactgcagggtctggctccccggggatgcAAGCAGGGATACAGGGGcaaccagcgacccctgtgaagttgtcaggcgctccctccATTCACAAGAGGTCTATTGGTGCCAACGCCACCACctcggggatgcagccaggatccccgggcacccaggccagcacctccctggggacacaaccaggggcccctgatgcccaggccagcaccgtggggatgcaggcaggatcccctgggacccacaccaccacccctggggtgcagcctgggtcctccagctccaaagccaccatcccaggggatgcccaagagccggccaagccctggggctccaccagcacctcaagctacgagtcggagatgcgggaggtgCTGTCacaggttgggcagctcggccagCTCTGCGCTGGTCTGAAGGAacaggtggagcagcttaaatctacaaaagcagaaagcacagatCTTGAGGACGTGCGCCGGCTCTTCccaaagggag gccggcagagcatcaccagcatcctggccgacctcaggtgccaggtgtccttcctgcaggacatggccagggccctccacggggagaaggagaag atcagcaaggtggaggatgctcccagaaagacgagggggTCTGGAGCCGGTAGGAAAGCAGACGGCAGTGGCCAGATGACCCAACAGCCacg gcccaagggacagaaggtcaaggcagagcgcaaggagctggggaagcagcaggagccaacccaggccgagctggagcagtttgcggccaagtacgtgaataagttggtgatggaggcagcacagcagctgcaggcagag caggtggacgAGCCGAGGACGACGGcgcagagcgggggacacgaaCACGCAGGGTGCCACgtctgcagcccggacaccagggtgctgctggggaagctcctccagcgctgcgagaagctcgaggagcaggtggagtccctggtCCAGAAGGCGGGCAGCAAGGTGGAGAGTCATCcgaagtggaggagacag tccctgcagcaggacgagcaactcaagtgcctccaggccagcatcATGCAGCTACAAAAGGACTATGAGAAGTTGAGCTCGGCCCTTGCAAACCTCCAGCAGGATCGTCAGCAGAAGCAGAATGACatcaag aaagcagacaaagccgccctggctgacaaagtcagtcgcagccagcttgaggcgtgcgaggagcggctgaccaagatgatggaggaggtgacgagccaggtgacgggccaggagaagGGCTGGCACCAGTTCCAGcgagagctgcagagacagatggactgcaag ctggaccgccgggagctgggggcgttccggcagcagcaggaggagcggtggaagagcctcagcgggcagctccaggagaaggcgctgcaggcagagcgtgacgatgccgctgggattaggaa gcagctgctgcccggtttccattgcctgtcctgcgaccggcccctcaacatgctggcacctggacc ggagcggacgggcgagtgtagataccccactgttccgcggagctgcGGAGGCCAACACACCGTCACGCCCCCGCGtttccagccccaaccgcccagcaccccacggccatCCAAACCCAGTGCCCGCagccccaacaag aaggacgcgatgcagctgtcgggccaggacggcactgatgggaaccagcaggacgagcagctctccatgatggggggctctGAGCTGCCCACAATGCCAAGGGCCACCCCAGACACCCCGACCTCCAGGAACCGGCcaa gcacccGCTCCTCGCTGAGATCAGCCGTGCTGCAGCACCTACCAGTCTCGTCTCCCAGACGCTTCACCCTGGCAccgcagctgctgccgcccatccCGCCCCCCCGCCGTGAACCaaccccctga
- the LOC135578940 gene encoding uncharacterized protein LOC135578940 isoform X1: MATRGLLEMLNAAMGTPHLGVVDLVALHKLLEAIIGQLGQQELSVLEPEQSPTPGLAKDQDSKAQPGQEKEEDGALGTGQHLWKPKQQLDEKDTLEGTGSNSKVSSVAKEAMPKTTEEEKRDVPKKRASLQDLWEEISKFKEAQSSLEQDVREMKEAMQEAHSGLEQDIQEVKEAHVGLAEDMHALQEAHSGLAEDIQEIQETLGLEGGGGQSAPAEPTQVAMDSQARRSSALEPKGRGTQPGMETSKGTAGSGSPGMQAGIQGQPATPVKLSGAPSIHKRSIGANATTSGMQPGSPGTQASTSLGTQPGAPDAQASTVGMQAGSPGTHTTTPGVQPGSSSSKATIPGDAQEPAKPWGSTSTSSYESEMREVLSQVGQLGQLCAGLKEQVEQLKSTKAESTDLEDVRRLFPKGGRQSITSILADLRCQVSFLQDMARALHGEKEKISKVEDAPRKTRGSGAGRKADGSGQMTQQPRPKGQKVKAERKELGKQQEPTQAELEQFAAKYVNKLVMEAAQQLQAEQVDEPRTTAQSGGHEHAGCHVCSPDTRVLLGKLLQRCEKLEEQVESLVQKAGSKVESHPKWRRQSLQQDEQLKCLQASIMQLQKDYEKLSSALANLQQDRQQKQNDIKALSQALGRLEKKQADKEEMLVLGIDEKADKAALADKVSRSQLEACEERLTKMMEEVTSQVTGQEKGWHQFQRELQRQMDCKLDRRELGAFRQQQEERWKSLSGQLQEKALQAERDDAAGIRKQLLPGFHCLSCDRPLNMLAPGPERTGECRYPTVPRSCGGQHTVTPPRFQPQPPSTPRPSKPSARSPNKKDAMQLSGQDGTDGNQQDEQLSMMGGSELPTMPRATPDTPTSRNRPSTRSSLRSAVLQHLPVSSPRRFTLAPQLLPPIPPPRREPTP, translated from the exons atggccacacgtggactgctggagatgctgaacgccgccatggggacaccccatttGGGGGTTGTCGACTTGGTGGCACTGCACAAATTGCTTGAGgccatcatcgggcagctgggccagcaggagctgtctgtcctggagccagagcagagcccgacccccggcctggcaaaggaTCAGGACAGCAAggcccagcctggccaggagaaggaggaggatggagccctgggcacagggcagcacctctggaaaccaaagcagcagctggatgagaaggacacgctggaggggaccgggagcaactccAAGGTCTCCTCCGTGGCCAAGGAGGCCATGCCAAAAACAacggaagaggagaagagagatgtccccaag aaaagggcttcgctccaggacctgtgggaggagatcagcaagtttaaggaggcgcagTCCAGCCTGGAACAGGACGTGCGGGAGATGAAGGAGGCcatgcaggaggcgcattctggCCTGGAACAGGACATCCAGGAGGTGAAGGAGGCAcatgtcggcctggcagaggacatgcatgccctgcaggaggcgcattccggcctggcggaggacatccaggagatccaggagacgcttggcctg gagggtggtgggggccagtctgcccccgctgagcccacccaggtggccatggacagccaggccaggaggagctcagcactggagccaaagggacgtgggacacagcctgggatggagaccagcaaggggactgcagggtctggctccccggggatgcAAGCAGGGATACAGGGGcaaccagcgacccctgtgaagttgtcaggcgctccctccATTCACAAGAGGTCTATTGGTGCCAACGCCACCACctcggggatgcagccaggatccccgggcacccaggccagcacctccctggggacacaaccaggggcccctgatgcccaggccagcaccgtggggatgcaggcaggatcccctgggacccacaccaccacccctggggtgcagcctgggtcctccagctccaaagccaccatcccaggggatgcccaagagccggccaagccctggggctccaccagcacctcaagctacgagtcggagatgcgggaggtgCTGTCacaggttgggcagctcggccagCTCTGCGCTGGTCTGAAGGAacaggtggagcagcttaaatctacaaaagcagaaagcacagatCTTGAGGACGTGCGCCGGCTCTTCccaaagggag gccggcagagcatcaccagcatcctggccgacctcaggtgccaggtgtccttcctgcaggacatggccagggccctccacggggagaaggagaag atcagcaaggtggaggatgctcccagaaagacgagggggTCTGGAGCCGGTAGGAAAGCAGACGGCAGTGGCCAGATGACCCAACAGCCacg gcccaagggacagaaggtcaaggcagagcgcaaggagctggggaagcagcaggagccaacccaggccgagctggagcagtttgcggccaagtacgtgaataagttggtgatggaggcagcacagcagctgcaggcagag caggtggacgAGCCGAGGACGACGGcgcagagcgggggacacgaaCACGCAGGGTGCCACgtctgcagcccggacaccagggtgctgctggggaagctcctccagcgctgcgagaagctcgaggagcaggtggagtccctggtCCAGAAGGCGGGCAGCAAGGTGGAGAGTCATCcgaagtggaggagacag tccctgcagcaggacgagcaactcaagtgcctccaggccagcatcATGCAGCTACAAAAGGACTATGAGAAGTTGAGCTCGGCCCTTGCAAACCTCCAGCAGGATCGTCAGCAGAAGCAGAATGACatcaag gctctgtcccaggccctggggaggctggagaagaagcaagcagacaaggaggagatgctggtgctgggaatcgatgag aaagcagacaaagccgccctggctgacaaagtcagtcgcagccagcttgaggcgtgcgaggagcggctgaccaagatgatggaggaggtgacgagccaggtgacgggccaggagaagGGCTGGCACCAGTTCCAGcgagagctgcagagacagatggactgcaag ctggaccgccgggagctgggggcgttccggcagcagcaggaggagcggtggaagagcctcagcgggcagctccaggagaaggcgctgcaggcagagcgtgacgatgccgctgggattaggaa gcagctgctgcccggtttccattgcctgtcctgcgaccggcccctcaacatgctggcacctggacc ggagcggacgggcgagtgtagataccccactgttccgcggagctgcGGAGGCCAACACACCGTCACGCCCCCGCGtttccagccccaaccgcccagcaccccacggccatCCAAACCCAGTGCCCGCagccccaacaag aaggacgcgatgcagctgtcgggccaggacggcactgatgggaaccagcaggacgagcagctctccatgatggggggctctGAGCTGCCCACAATGCCAAGGGCCACCCCAGACACCCCGACCTCCAGGAACCGGCcaa gcacccGCTCCTCGCTGAGATCAGCCGTGCTGCAGCACCTACCAGTCTCGTCTCCCAGACGCTTCACCCTGGCAccgcagctgctgccgcccatccCGCCCCCCCGCCGTGAACCaaccccctga